A single genomic interval of Pyrus communis chromosome 7, drPyrComm1.1, whole genome shotgun sequence harbors:
- the LOC137738649 gene encoding uncharacterized protein isoform X3, producing the protein MGLGRKSKGAASDHFPPSLRNNHRVMSLPNEENDKSSSSDAQKYKVHRNLKWKRKGMDRSPRQQSLCNHHRENIMVILSSDSASMWFTYKCD; encoded by the exons ATGGGTTTAGGGAGAAAGAGTAAGGGAGCAGCTTCCGATCacttccctccctcccttcGAAACAATCA CAGAGTTATGTCGCTtccaaatgaagaaaatgataagTCCTCTTCTTCTGATGCTCAG AAATACAAAGTACACAGAAATCTGAAGTGGAAAAGAAAG GGGATGGACAGAAGTCCCAGGCAACAATCTCTCTGTAATCATCACCGGGAAAATATCATGGTCATTTTGAGCTCAGATTCAGCCAGCATGTG GTTCACGTACAAATGTGACTAG
- the LOC137740857 gene encoding linoleate 13S-lipoxygenase 3-1, chloroplastic-like, protein MALTKQIMGSSLIEKSEFFSSSSKLFLARPSLVPSQRTAVHLRRSQRGPLAAISEDLVKIVPVFSAEKPVKFKVRAVVTVRNKNKEDFKEAISKHWDSLADQIGRNVVLELISTELDPRTKAPKKSSQGVVKDWSKKSNLKAERVNYTAEFMVDSNFGVPGAITVTNKHQNEFFLETITLEGFACGPLHFPVNSWIQSKKDHPGKRIVFCNKPYLPDQTPEGLKELRQRELKNLRGEGSGVRKLSDRIYDYALYNDLGNPDKGIDFARPTLGGKKIPYPRRCRTGRLPTDTDMQAESRVEKPLPMYVPRDEQFEESKMDTFSFGRLKGVLHNLIPTLMSSFKADKDFRGYADIDSLYSEGVLLKLGLKDEFLKKLPLPSMVSKFQDYNQGVLKYDTPKILSKDRLVWLRDDEFGRQAVAGVNPLSIQRLKVFPPESKLDPEVYGPLESALKEEHILPNLYGMTVQQALDENKLYIVDYHDVYLPFLDRINALDGRKAYATRTIYFLTPTGALKPIAIELTLPNTGPSSRSKRVLTPAVDATTNWMWMLAKAHVSANDAGVHQLIHHWLRTHATLEPFILAAHRQLSAMHPIYKLLDPHMRYTLEINALARQSLISADGVVESCFTPGRYAMEISASAYKTWRFDHQSLPADLVQRGMAVPDPTQPHGVKLVMEDYPYGSDGLLIWGAIESWVRTYVHHYYPDSSVIRKDRELQAWYWESINVGHADLRHETWWPLLSTADDLVSILSTLIWLASAQHAALNFAQYPYGGYVPNRPPLMRRLIPEEGDPEYANFVSDPQKFFLSALPSVLEATKYMAVVDTLSTHSPDEEYLGERQQPSTWSGDADVVEAFYKFSAEIREIEKEIDRRNSDPNLKHRCGAGVLPYELLVPSSDPGITCRGVPNSISI, encoded by the exons atggcacTGACTAAACAAATCATGGGCAGTTCTCTGATTGAAAAATCTGAGTTTTTTTCATCATCTTCTAAGTTGTTTTTGGCAAGACCAAGTTTGGTGCCTTCACAGAGGACGGCGGTGCATTTAAGGAGGTCACAGAGGGGTCCTTTGGCGGCCATCAGTGAAGATTTGGTGAAGATTGTGCCTGTTTTTTCTGCTGAGAAGCCTGTGAAGTTCAAGGTGAGAGCTGTTGTGACTGTGAGGAATAAGAACAAGGAGGATTTTAAGGAGGCCATTTCCAAACACTGGGATTCCCTCGCTGACCAAATTGGTAGAAATGTTGTTTTGGAGCTTATCAGTACAGAATTGGACCCAA GAACGAAGGCTCCCAAGAAAAGCAGTCAAGGTGTGGTAAAAGATTGGTctaaaaaatcaaatctaaagGCAGAGAGGGTGAATTACACAGCTGAGTTTATGGTGGACTCAAATTTTGGCGTCCCAGGAGCAATCACAGTTACAAACAAGCACCAAAACGAGTTCTTTCTGGAGACCATAACCCTTGAAGGTTTTGCCTGCGGTCCACTGCATTTTCCTGTAAATTCCTGGATTCAATCTAAGAAAGATCACCCTGGGAAAAGAATAGTCTTCTGCAACAAG CCATATTTACCAGACCAGACCCCTGAGGGGCTTAAGGAACTGAGACAGAGGGAGTTGAAGAATCTGAGGGGTGAAGGCAGTGGAGTTAGAAAATTATCAGATAGGATCTATGACTATGCTTTGTATAATGATTTGGGAAATCCTGATAAGGGAATCGACTTTGCTAGGCCTACACTTGGCGGTAAAAAAATCCCTTACCCTAGAAGATGTCGCACCGGTCGCCTCCCTACAGATACTG ACATGCAAGCGGAGAGCAGGGTTGAGAAGCCACTACCAATGTATGTGCCAAGAGATGAACAATTTGAAGAGTCAAAAATGGACACATTTTCATTTGGAAGGCTCAAGGGTGTTCTTCACAACTTGATCCCCACCCTTATGTCCAGCTTCAAGGCTGACAAAGACTTCCGGGGATACGCTGACATCGACAGCCTCTACAGTGAAGGCGTCCTCCTCAAATTGGGTTTGAAGGATGAATTCCTAAAGAAGCTTCCGTTGCCAAGTATGGTTAGCAAATTCCAGGACTATAACCAGGGCGTTCTCAAATATGACACCCCCAAGATCCTAAGCA AGGACAGGTTGGTTTGGTTGCGAGATGACGAATTTGGCCGCCAAGCAGTTGCAGGGGTTAATCCATTAAGCATTCAGAGGCTTAAGGTTTTTCCACCGGAAAGCAAACTTGATCCTGAGGTTTATGGGCCATTAGAGTCTGCTCTTAAAGAAGAACACATCTTACCGAATCTCTATGGCATGACTGTTCAACAG GCATTGGATGAGAACAAGTTGTACATAGTGGATTACCATGACGTATACCTTCCATTTCTTGATCGGATTAATGCTCTGGATGGGAGAAAAGCATATGCAACTCGTACCATTTATTTCTTGACACCTACTGGAGCTCTGAAGCCCATCGCAATTGAGCTTACCCTCCCCAATACAGGACCAAGTTCAAGATCAAAGCGTGTTTTGACTCCTGCTGTCGACGCCACCACCAACTGGATGTGGATGCTTGCTAAGGCGCATGTCAGCGCGAATGATGCCGGCGTCCACCAACTCATACACCATTG GCTACGTACCCATGCGACCCTAGAGCCGTTTATCTTGGCAGCACATAGACAGTTGAGCGCAATGCACCCGATTTACAAGCTTTTGGATCCTCACATGAGATACACACTAGAGATCAATGCACTGGCTCGCCAGAGCTTGATCAGCGCTGATGGTGTCGTCGAGTCATGCTTCACTCCAGGTCGGTATGCCATGGAAATCAGTGCTTCAGCGTACAAAACCTGGCGCTTTGACCATCAAAGCCTTCCGGCAGATCTTGTACAAAG GGGCATGGCAGTGCCTGATCCAACACAACCCCATGGTGTGAAACTTGTAATGGAAGACTACCCATATGGCAGTGATGGATTACTCATCTGGGGTGCAATCGAGAGCTGGGTTCGAACCTACGTGCACCACTACTACCCTGATTCAAGTGTAATCCGAAAAGACAGAGAGCTGCAAGCCTGGTACTGGGAATCCATCAATGTAGGTCACGCTGATCTCCGCCATGAAACCTGGTGGCCTTTACTGTCCACAGCAGATGACCTAGTCTCAATCCTCAGCACATTGATCTGGCTAGCATCAGCTCAACATGCTGCACTTAATTTTGCACAGTACCCTTATGGAGGTTATGTCCCCAACAGGCCACCCCTGATGAGAAGATTGATCCCGGAAGAGGGTGACCCAGAATACGCAAATTTCGTATCAGACCCACAAaagttctttctctcagctttGCCAAGCGTCCTGGAAGCCACAAAATACATGGCTGTGGTGGACACATTATCGACACATTCGCCGGATGAGGAGTACCTCGGGGAGAGGCAGCAACCGTCTACTTGGTCAGGGGATGCTGATGTGGTGGAGGCATTTTACAAGTTTTCTGCAGAGATTAGAGAGATTGAGAAGGAGATTGATAGGAGGAATAGTGATCCAAATCTTAAACACAGGTGTGGAGCAGGAGTTTTGCCTTATGAGTTGCTTGTACCAAGTTCCGACCCTGGGATTACATGTCGTGGTGTGCCTAATAGTATTTCGATATGA
- the LOC137738649 gene encoding uncharacterized protein isoform X1, producing the protein MLSYPHELAKGTEWLLISGSRTNVTSGSSSIRRWKQKKNWRHPSVFQPKGGTMNWDPTIHHMLPSSTTFVGLRILRHPAALPVSMFRIMLIDPYQNGCNLSTAKTAKFSEICENGCVRYGLSSTQGWRTTMEDVIFNQAGPKSNQILSLTLSRSRVPQRNRQGSL; encoded by the exons ATGTTGTCATACCCCCATGAGCTTGCCAAAGGTACTGAGTGGTTGCTGATTTCAGGTTCACGTACAAATGTGACTAGCGGGTCAAGTTCCATAAGGAGgtggaagcagaagaagaattGGCGTCACCCTTcagtttttcaaccaaaaggGG GTACTATGAATTGGGACCCGACAATCCACCATATGCTGCCAAGTTCTACGACTTTTGTGGGGCTGAGGATCCTGAGGCATCCAGCTGCACTACCAGTTTCCATGTTTCGTATAATGCTGATTGATCCAT ATCAGAATGGGTGCAATCTGAGCACTGCTAAAACTGCAAAGTTCTCCGAAATTTGTGAGAATGGCTGTGTCAGATATGGTTTATCGTCCACGCAAGGGTGGCGTACCACAATGGAGGATGTT ATCTTCAATCAGGCTGGccccaaatcaaatcaaatcctcTCCCTCACTCTGAGTCGCAGTCGAGTACCTCAAAGAAATCGACAAGGCTCGCTGTGA
- the LOC137740561 gene encoding thymidine kinase a-like, with the protein MDIKTKFSAAVICVEIKFLNDKTGIHGLLQALHSPTSDYFSTSGEVHVIMGPMFAGKTTALLRRIKLEGNSGRNVAMIKSSKDTRYAIDSVVTHNGEKFPCRVLSDLSSFRQSFGGDAEGKVILELEKRRAESHSGIRPSVLK; encoded by the exons atggataTAAAAACTAAGTTTAGTGCAGCGGTTATATGTgttgaaataaaatttctcaacgATAAAACAGGAATCCATGGCCTCCTTCAAGCCCTCCATTCCCCCACCAGTGACTACTTTTCTACCTCCGGCGAGGTCCATGTCATCATGGGTCCCATGTTCGCCGGCAAAACCACCGCCCTACTCCGCCGGATCAAGTTGGAGGGCAACAGCGGCAg GAATGTGGCAATGATAAAATCTAGTAAGGATACGAGATACGCCATTGATTCAGTTGTGACGCACAACGGGGAGAAGTTTCCGTGCCGGGTGCTGTCTGATCTGTCGTCGTTTCGGCAGAGCTTTGGAGGAGATGCTGAGGGCAAGGTAATTTTGGAGTTGG AGAAGAGACGTGCTGAGTCTCACTCCGGCATTCGGCCCTCCGTCCTCAAATGA
- the LOC137738649 gene encoding uncharacterized protein isoform X2, whose product MLSYPHELAKGTEWLLISGSRTNVTSGSSSIRRWKQKKNWRHPSVFQPKGGTMNWDPTIHHMLPSSTTFVGLRILRHPAALPVSMFRIMLIDPYQNGCNLSTAKTAKFSEICENGCVRYGLSSTQGWRTTMEDVLRLKQLVPATTRGFII is encoded by the exons ATGTTGTCATACCCCCATGAGCTTGCCAAAGGTACTGAGTGGTTGCTGATTTCAGGTTCACGTACAAATGTGACTAGCGGGTCAAGTTCCATAAGGAGgtggaagcagaagaagaattGGCGTCACCCTTcagtttttcaaccaaaaggGG GTACTATGAATTGGGACCCGACAATCCACCATATGCTGCCAAGTTCTACGACTTTTGTGGGGCTGAGGATCCTGAGGCATCCAGCTGCACTACCAGTTTCCATGTTTCGTATAATGCTGATTGATCCAT ATCAGAATGGGTGCAATCTGAGCACTGCTAAAACTGCAAAGTTCTCCGAAATTTGTGAGAATGGCTGTGTCAGATATGGTTTATCGTCCACGCAAGGGTGGCGTACCACAATGGAGGATGTT TTACGCCTGAAACAGTTGGTTCCCGCCACAACGCGTGGGTTTATTATCTAG